The Filimonas lacunae genomic sequence TTGTTGTATCCTCCCTTTCCTGCCGTAAGTCGCGGGGCCATGCTTGTATGCGGCTTATTATTATTGGAATGTTCCCGAACAATCCGGATTCCTTGGTGATGGTTGGGTAAGAAAAATAGTAACCGCCATTTATCATTTATGAAAAACGGGAGCGTAAACATCCCTTGCAAATTCTTCTGCTGTGGTGGGAGTGGTAGTTGACGTATCTCTTTTTTGATAGTTCATCAATCCTGCTTTAATAGCTGTTGCCATCCCGATTAAATTATCAGCAAAATCATCTGAAAATCCATTGCTTAAAAATGCCTGTTTAGCCTGGTCTGCCGGGAATTGAACATAAGCCAGATCTGGTTTACCAATTGTATTGCCTGCAATGGCCGTTAACTCTCTGAGTGTGTAGTCGCGTGGGCCCATAACGGCGTGAACGCTTTTGCCGGTAAAATCAAGGTTCGACAGATGGCTCGCAGCAACAGCAGCTACATCTTTTGTGGCTACCATAGGAATGGCAATGTCGCCATCTGCTGCTGTATCATTGATTCCCATTTTCTTCACCACTCCAATCGTTCTTAAAATGTTTTCCATGAAATAAGCAGAACGTAGGTGTAACACGTTTACATTTTTAAGTTGGTTCAGCCTTACTTCCTGCTCGGCAGTGCCGGCCATCATGCCATTTCCCTCGTGCATGTGCGAGCCTACGCTACTCATGTTTACGATGTATCTGATCCCTGACCGTTCAATGGCTTCGATCATGTTGCCTGTTACCTGTCGTTGGTAGGCTCTTGTGTTTGCAGCCGTAACATTGTCTGGTAATATCAAAAAGGCACTGTCTGCATTCCGGAAGGCATTGGCAAGGGTATCTACATCGTTAACATCTCCGGAGATAACTGCTGCCCCCATGCTGCGATATTTTTCCAGCTTATCGGTATTTCTTGCTATTAATGTTACCTGATGGCCCGCAGTAAGGAGGTTTTCTGAAATTTTACTACCAACTGTGCCTGTAGCGCCCAGGATTACTATTTTCTTTTTCATTTTGTCTTTTTTTATTCTTTATGATGATTGTTTTTTTTCAGACACAAAGGTGTTTAGAAGGTATCTGATAAACTTGTACCAGATCACTGTTCTGGCTATTGTTAACTGTTGTGCGTTGATGCTTCATTGAATTCTATGACTACTTTTCCGGTATAACCGCCTTTTTCGGCATATAGATAGGCTTCCTTGTATTGTGCAAACGGAAATGTTTTATTTACTTCTATCTGCAATCCCGTGTTGATGGCATTTAATAACATATCCATGTTTTTTGAGGAGGGATTGGATAGTATTACTACATGCTTTTTGCCGGTAAATACATTCTTAATAAGCGACGCTGGTATTTCAATGGGCTTTGGTACGGGGTTTAAAAACAGGGATTGGGGTTTCATTATTTTCCTGGCATTGGCATATCCCATTTTTCCTGACAAATCAATTATAATATCATAGTTGTTCTTTTGCTGAAGCACATGTTGCTTTG encodes the following:
- a CDS encoding NmrA family NAD(P)-binding protein; its protein translation is MKKKIVILGATGTVGSKISENLLTAGHQVTLIARNTDKLEKYRSMGAAVISGDVNDVDTLANAFRNADSAFLILPDNVTAANTRAYQRQVTGNMIEAIERSGIRYIVNMSSVGSHMHEGNGMMAGTAEQEVRLNQLKNVNVLHLRSAYFMENILRTIGVVKKMGINDTAADGDIAIPMVATKDVAAVAASHLSNLDFTGKSVHAVMGPRDYTLRELTAIAGNTIGKPDLAYVQFPADQAKQAFLSNGFSDDFADNLIGMATAIKAGLMNYQKRDTSTTTPTTAEEFARDVYAPVFHK